One Dysidea avara chromosome 7, odDysAvar1.4, whole genome shotgun sequence genomic region harbors:
- the LOC136260280 gene encoding uncharacterized protein isoform X2, which translates to MKMKSPDSEVSLIMTDDDNVGWKAAQVVFGQGLHHLLCRWHLDRSWRNNVRSKVSQPNQLDIYQTLCIMESELDEEEFKRMICSFVQHWEKKETVFIKYFQENYLNRCEKWARCFRKFAHADTDMNMYLESFHNKLKTVYLNGKVNRRIDVLLDVLLKIEHDQFFQYEMKHRLLYPNKQTIKIEDAHKRGIKISPESKIFDTQWHIPSQSGNHFPGYTITKLATTCRNTNCTIKFDSAEEAQIDDSADVEMVVTDEETEDTEETHDPVNPRYSLPSGSSRSTSCEHHLQTAQNLLVQLQAMIGSGNSGLQHCLPHVNATLKKLVYTCDAASKMDTTGTITSFEDKEIFAPGKKMDLQPRFTATSNTPGHKKRKNVLHKQHIRKVLAATIDDDPSNEARQQTNTITCDDTTEVQDDVTTKKEHETVGSKRVRTRCGVCGGCTTTDDCGCCKHCKDKKKNGGPGRLKKACIKKVCTAINSANSRLTVLQETLQALTSATTSSSFILELRSMHN; encoded by the exons ATCATGGAGAAACAATGTTCGATCAAAAGTCTCACAACCAAACCAACTAGATATATATCAGACACTCTGCATTATGGAAAGTGAGCTGGATGAAGAAGAATTCAAACGGATGATCTGCTCCTTTGTGCAACACTGGGAAAAGAAAGAAACAGTATTCATTAAATATTTCCAGGAAAACTATTTAAATAGATGTG AGAAATGGGCACGGTGTTTTCGGAAATTTGCACATGCTGATACCGACATGAACATGTACTTAGAAAG CTTTCACAATAAACTGAAGACAGTATACTTAAATGGGAAAGTGAACAGGAGGATTGATGTCCTACTTGATGTTCTTTTGAAGATTGAACATGACCAGTTTTTTCAATATGAAATGAAACACCGTCTATTATACCCAAATAAGCAGACCATCAAAATTGAAGATGCACACAAAAGGGGAATAAAGATCTCACCAGAATCA AAAATTTTTGACACCCAATGGCATATACCTAGTCAGTCTGGGAATCATTTTCCAGGGTACACCATCACAAAGTTGGCAACTACTTGCAGAAACACAAACTGCACAATTAAAT TTGATTCTGCAGAAGAAGCGCAAATTGATGATTCAGCTGATGTTGAGATGGTAGTAACTGATGAGGAGACAGAAGACACCGAGGAGACCCATGATCCAGTCAACCCACGATACAGTTTGCCAAGTGGTTCTTCCAGAAGCACCT CATGTGAACATCATTTACAGACAGCACAAAATTTACTAGTCCAATTACAAGCTATGATAGGTAGTGGAAATTCAGGATTGCAGCATTGCTTACCTCATGTAAATGCAACATTAAAGAAACTTGTATACACTTGTGATGCTGCCAGCAAGATGGATACTACAggcacaattacttcctttgaaGACAAGGAAATTTTTGCTCCTGGAAAGAAAATGGATCTTCAACCACGATTTACTGCTACCAGTAATACTCCTGGACACAAGAAAAGAAAGAATGTGTTACA TAAGCAACACATTAGAAAGGTACTGGCAGCAACAATAGATGATGACCCTAGTAATGAGGCAAGACAACAAACAAATACGATAACATGTGAT GATACCACTGAAGTGCAGGATGATGTAACCACAAAGAAAGAACATGAAACTg TGGGAAGTAAGCGTGTACGTACCAGATGTGGAGTGTGTGGTGGATGTACTACTACAGATGACTGCGGCTGCTGTAAGCACTGCAAGGACAAGAAAAAGAATGGTGGTCCAGGACGGCTTAAGAAAGCATGCATCAAGAAAGTGTGTACTGCAATAAACAGTGCAAATTCACGACTGACTGTACTTCAAGAAACATTGCAAGCTT TAACAAGTGCAACAACATCAAGTTCATTTATTCTTGAACTCAG atcAATGCACAACTAA
- the LOC136260280 gene encoding uncharacterized protein isoform X1, translating into MKMKSPDSEVSLIMTDDDNVGWKAAQVVFGQGLHHLLCRWHLDRSWRNNVRSKVSQPNQLDIYQTLCIMESELDEEEFKRMICSFVQHWEKKETVFIKYFQENYLNRCEKWARCFRKFAHADTDMNMYLESFHNKLKTVYLNGKVNRRIDVLLDVLLKIEHDQFFQYEMKHRLLYPNKQTIKIEDAHKRGIKISPESKIFDTQWHIPSQSGNHFPGYTITKLATTCRNTNCTIKFDSAEEAQIDDSADVEMVVTDEETEDTEETHDPVNPRYSLPSGSSRSTSCEHHLQTAQNLLVQLQAMIGSGNSGLQHCLPHVNATLKKLVYTCDAASKMDTTGTITSFEDKEIFAPGKKMDLQPRFTATSNTPGHKKRKNVLHKQHIRKVLAATIDDDPSNEARQQTNTITCDDTTEVQDDVTTKKEHETVGSKRVRTRCGVCGGCTTTDDCGCCKHCKDKKKNGGPGRLKKACIKKVCTAINSANSRLTVLQETLQAYTIAQTLPAVTSATTSSSFILELRSMHN; encoded by the exons ATCATGGAGAAACAATGTTCGATCAAAAGTCTCACAACCAAACCAACTAGATATATATCAGACACTCTGCATTATGGAAAGTGAGCTGGATGAAGAAGAATTCAAACGGATGATCTGCTCCTTTGTGCAACACTGGGAAAAGAAAGAAACAGTATTCATTAAATATTTCCAGGAAAACTATTTAAATAGATGTG AGAAATGGGCACGGTGTTTTCGGAAATTTGCACATGCTGATACCGACATGAACATGTACTTAGAAAG CTTTCACAATAAACTGAAGACAGTATACTTAAATGGGAAAGTGAACAGGAGGATTGATGTCCTACTTGATGTTCTTTTGAAGATTGAACATGACCAGTTTTTTCAATATGAAATGAAACACCGTCTATTATACCCAAATAAGCAGACCATCAAAATTGAAGATGCACACAAAAGGGGAATAAAGATCTCACCAGAATCA AAAATTTTTGACACCCAATGGCATATACCTAGTCAGTCTGGGAATCATTTTCCAGGGTACACCATCACAAAGTTGGCAACTACTTGCAGAAACACAAACTGCACAATTAAAT TTGATTCTGCAGAAGAAGCGCAAATTGATGATTCAGCTGATGTTGAGATGGTAGTAACTGATGAGGAGACAGAAGACACCGAGGAGACCCATGATCCAGTCAACCCACGATACAGTTTGCCAAGTGGTTCTTCCAGAAGCACCT CATGTGAACATCATTTACAGACAGCACAAAATTTACTAGTCCAATTACAAGCTATGATAGGTAGTGGAAATTCAGGATTGCAGCATTGCTTACCTCATGTAAATGCAACATTAAAGAAACTTGTATACACTTGTGATGCTGCCAGCAAGATGGATACTACAggcacaattacttcctttgaaGACAAGGAAATTTTTGCTCCTGGAAAGAAAATGGATCTTCAACCACGATTTACTGCTACCAGTAATACTCCTGGACACAAGAAAAGAAAGAATGTGTTACA TAAGCAACACATTAGAAAGGTACTGGCAGCAACAATAGATGATGACCCTAGTAATGAGGCAAGACAACAAACAAATACGATAACATGTGAT GATACCACTGAAGTGCAGGATGATGTAACCACAAAGAAAGAACATGAAACTg TGGGAAGTAAGCGTGTACGTACCAGATGTGGAGTGTGTGGTGGATGTACTACTACAGATGACTGCGGCTGCTGTAAGCACTGCAAGGACAAGAAAAAGAATGGTGGTCCAGGACGGCTTAAGAAAGCATGCATCAAGAAAGTGTGTACTGCAATAAACAGTGCAAATTCACGACTGACTGTACTTCAAGAAACATTGCAAGCTT ATACTATTGCTCAAACACTACCTGCAGTAACAAGTGCAACAACATCAAGTTCATTTATTCTTGAACTCAG atcAATGCACAACTAA